The Nymphaea colorata isolate Beijing-Zhang1983 chromosome 11, ASM883128v2, whole genome shotgun sequence genome includes the window AATGGAGCATGTTCTTAGCTACACATGGCCCCATGCATGGAAGACTCTTAACCAAGATAGAATAAAAAGATTAGAGATTCAACTTGCTAATAGATGTCATTCATGTGGCAATTATGAGGAACCTATCTCTCACTTATTTGTCGAATGCCCTACAACTAAATATGTGTTGCATCTTGTAGGGAATTAATGATAtcagaacaaagaaagaaaaggatcaTTGGTACATATATGTTTGGTAAAATGAAACTGTCCCAAGGTTGAAATGGCACATGTTCCTAGCTATGTATGGAAGATTATTAACCAAGATAGAATCAAGAGATTTGAGACTCTATTTGCTACTAGATGTCATTCATGTGGTAATGATGAAAAAATACATCTTCCATTTACATGTAGATGCCCTACAAGTAAATCTGTTATGGAATCCTGTAGGGATGTATATGCAAggaaaattttaaaccaaaaatAGAATCAAAAGATTTGGGATTCAATTTGCTAAGTAGATGTCATTCTTGTGGTATTGATGAGAAATCTATCTCTGACTTATTTGTTGGATGCACTAGAGCTAAGTTAGTTTGGAATCTTAGAGGAATGTGAATCATGAAatcagagaaaagaaagaacaagatccttcatacatatatatttggaAAAATGAGCTACTCTAAGGACCAAATAGTGTATATTCCTAGCTATACATGGAAGACTCTTAACCCAAGATAGAAGCAAGagatttgagattcaatttGCTAATAGATATCATTAATGTGGTAGTGATGGATgtacaataaaatcatggaaaaggaaaataaggaTACACAGTAAAGATATCTTTGGTAATGTTGGAATTGTGGATGTTCTTAACTATGCATGGAAGACACTTAATCTAAGATAGAATAAAGGAATTTGATATTCAAGTTGTTAATAGATGGTATTCATGTGCTAGTGATGAGTAATTCATCTCTCATTTATTTGTTAAATCTGTTTGAGATCTCGCAAGGACGTATGCAATGAAatcagggaaaaaaaaaagagggacaGACTCAGACTTCAAAAGATTTCAAAGTGAAAACTCACTCAAAGTGAAATTTCACAGAATTTGGTTTTGATCgaaattcaagaaaaacaataacaaaattatGAAACCCTAAAAGACTTTAGATGTATGAAAATAATACCTTTTCCTAAAGTCTACCCAAGTTTTCACCTTGAACATGTTTTCCTTGGAAAAGgagacattaaaaaatgtgggCGAGGCCACATGTAAAAAGAACACGAAGCCACATGCCAAAAATTTAATTCATGCTTATAAAATTCGATCGTAAACGATTGATTACAAGGGCGTGCCTCCTCGCTTCAAGGAGCATAGCGTAGCTGCCGGGCTAGAGACTTGTAAAAGGCAGGTTTCTAGTTCGATTTTCATGggcgttatgttcctgtgtcttaaggcggtagggcgcgacatccaagttgaagggtgtctCGTTCTATCACTGACGctgacgcagctcaggaccccagAGGCAGGAGGAATGAGGGGGGGGGCCTTTGGGCTTGGTTTCAGGCGGTGGGATTGACCCTCTCACTCACCCAAAGGGCGTGCCTCATCAGCTacgcttttttatttttgtctcaTTTACTTAAAAAAGTTCGGCTTTACAATTTATGGGTGGGCGAACGAGAATCCTAGAACCCAAACAAGAAGAACTTCCAGTGGAAGGCAGACATAATTAggtgaaaatgaagaaggattAGACAGTcgaagccatcaaatgtgtggTGGTTCGATTACTCTCTAGCAAATTAATAAGCACgccattcttttcttttttctccataCAATCACAAGAAGGTGCTGCGCACCAGCGAATCCATGAAAAGATGCCAGTGTTTTGGACCAAGGAAGGTGACGGAAAGGTCCCTTCCAGTTCTCAGCTAACCATTGTGCATTGCTGCAACCAGGCAGATGGAAAAGGTACCATCCAAAAGCGAAATACCCACCCTTCAGACTATTATTCTATGATTTTAACACCATATTGTtctattattttaattttaatatatatatatatatatatttatttattttgaatagtaattctagttttttagagtcacctaGTGTCATCGAATCAGAGACATTCAATCCATCATGATgaacattaaagaaaaatatctaaCTAACTACAGTTGTTTCaggcactcatatatatatgatttggtATCTGATGTAAGTGACTCAAATACGTCCATTAAAGCCAAACTTTTTTAAATGCATGTCTGCAAGGGGAGCGTGGCAGCAGTTCCCCCCCGCATATTATTAAGTTAgagtttataaacacattagaagaaggttcatattttatttgaaacttGAAGGTGTCCTACTTTTATACCTTACCCAAGTCGTCTGGTATCTACCtataacttttatatatatatatatatatataccagaaCTAGTGGATGCCCTTGAGCGAGTAAAATCGACCTAACCAGCATTAGCTCctcaagaagaaggaaagacaaACCAGAACAAATGGAAGAGATTAAGGATAAGGTTAGGCATCAGGCCGGCCCAAGGCTAGACAAAGTCAGGCTCGACGACGACAAGCGACGGTTGGCAGGAGACATCGGTTACCCGACTGTATGCTGAGTGTCGTGTGtctgcttttcttttattgttcaataaaaaaataacacgCGCCATCCGCTTGGACGGCCAAAATCAGCGGCGCAGAACCCTTTGCTGGGATTTAcaacctgtttggatggagggagagagagaaaaagaaatggaaagaaactctattagggtgcgtttgatgcacTGGTTGAAATCGAAATTGCATCAAACGGGATGAAATTCACcccgtttttttttcaaaaaggagcgggtggaattccacccgctcaaaagtccgaGCTCCGAGCTCCGacctcggactttcgagcgggtggaattccacccgctcgacaCCCTCCCCCGACCAACGAAAGACCATCCCCTCGCAGATCGCCTTCTCACCCTTGCAACTCGCCTTCTCACCCTTAATTtctttctgtgcatcaaacatgacctcaaatcggaagagggttaaatttcatcttgaaattttttctagaaaaatttaccacgttaaattcttccctgtgcatcaaacacacccttaaggAGGGGaaggatatgattttttttagtgtaATTATGATccctttgaaaatataaaaattgggaGGGAAATgaagccctctctctctctctctctctctctctctctctcataaacaATATTTACCAAATTATCAACACTCCATCAGAGAGCTGTAAGGTCAGAGGACCAACGGTGGAGATGTCTTAGCATTCCATCGTTCGTAATTAGattatcaaaaaaataattacagaTTATATTAAGCCGAATAGCAGTTGAACAAGGATTTGACATCTACCTAATCTGCCATTAAATGCAGTAATAAGCAGAAGGAAATATTGTTAGAGAGTCATAAATTAGCTCTAGCTTTCATGTGGGAAATAAATAAACCaccaaaaagagaaagcaaTGATCTTTCAGGCTATGCACACAAAGTACGATTAGTTTGATGGACAGCTCACCAACAAGcgtaaaatttatttttattaagtCAACATAATTGGTTGTCATTTACTTGAGAAAATATCTTACATATTGCAATTTTAATacatttcaaaaacttttaacaACGACTCAAAGATCCTTAATAAAAGTTTGGCTTAGCTTAGGAGATGATCACACTTACGCCTTTTCCTGCCTTGAGAACGTCTCTCTGCCTTCCAATAAGCTGGCCATTCAGAAATGACTGCTAGATTGGACCTTAGTTCTCGAAAATAGGAGTACAGAACTCATCAACCTACTTCTTCACATTAGTCATGTGGGAAAtgaaattgatatatatatatatatatatatatatatatttatttatttatttatttattgaatggtgactctaacTTTTTAAAGTCACCTTTTCATCTAAAAAGGATTGTCTGATCCAGCATATAATGGacagttaaaaagaaaaacaatgaaaaaaaaaaacaataggcacaccttcaacatttatttttaattttcatattttttttcttatttttttctcaactatcCGTCAGTCCATCTAAAGATTGATGCCCTTGTTAGATAGCTGGTTATtttgaatatgtatatatatattcaaatatttaaatgcACCTCTTGGTTTGGCTCATTCAACTTCTTTGGCACCTCGCTCTCGACACCTGGCTCAGTGAAATGACTGGGAATTTTATTTCCTAGGCACAGATCAGATGCTGCTCAGTTGCTTGTTGGCCAAGGGTTTGGAAGCTTCTCGCTTGATTGCACCCCATTTCCGGAACTCCTTCCATCTGCGTCCATCTTCCGTATAAATTGACGGTCATGGTCACGATCTTGGTCGTGTATTATGAGTGAAAATAAAGCAGAAGAACGAACACTCCAGAGGGATCTGGATctagagaaagagataaacGGAGGGTGAGTACCAATAGATTGTGATCGTCCACCGAGGCATTGCAGGCAGAGGtggagtgattttttttttttcaggggcaAACCAAACGGTTCAACGAATTTATCTGGATAGGGCTAAACTAAACctcaattcaaaaaatacattcgacaaataaaaattttcaattttttaatgtattttttttttcaattagctggAGTGGGGCCACGGCGCCCTCGTCCTCCCTCTGCCCCTCATTGCCCTTAGTGCTCGAGCGATTGATagcagtttgattcttgtggaacactattctctctcttcctcatatatatatatatatatatatatatatatatatatatatatatatatatatatatatatatatatatatatatatatatatatatatatatatatatatatatatatatatatatatatatatatatagagagagagagagagagagagagagagagagagagagagagagaaaaaaaagcaaacaatgGTGATCGAAAAGGAAGTTGTGATCATAGGGGAGGGCATCACGAGGTTGGCGATGGTAATAGAACTGAGAAGGTCGGGCTGTCGTGCTTGGTGCTTGAGCACTCGACTGAGCTGCGACTATGGGTGCGGCACTTGCCCTCTTCCCCAACGCCTAATGAGCCCATTAAAAGATGGGGTTCAATTGACTAATAGATGTCATTCATGTATTATATGGATGCCTTATAGCTAGATTTGTTTGGAATCTTGTAACTATCTATACAATGAAAttagagaaaagaaagatcaaaATCCTCAGTACAATTATATTTGGAAGAATTGCGCTACTCGTTCCTGGCCGCACATGGAAATCTCTTAACCAAAGATAGAATCAAAAGATTTGGGGTTCAATTTGCTAATAGATGTCATTCATGTGGTATTGGTGAGGAATCTATCTCTGATTTATTTGTTGGATGCCCTGCAGCTAAGTCAGTTTGGAATCATATAGGTACAATGAGATcagagaaaaggaagatcaaGATTgttcatacatacatattatgaAAAATGAGCTACATCAAGGACCAAATGGTGGATATTCTTAGCTATATATGGAAGACTCTTAACCCAAGATAGACTCAATAGATTTGAGGTTCAATTTGCTAATAGATGTCATTAATGTGGAGTGATGAGGAATCCATCTCTCATTTGCATGTTGGAAGCCCTTGGATCCTCAGATAGCATTGAGGAATTTGAGATTCAATTTGTTAATAGATGTCATTTCATGTGCTAGTGATGGCTAATGATCTTTGAGACTATGCACACAAAGTATTGAGTCATTTGATTAGCTTGACCGATAGGTCACCAACAAacgaaaatttcattttgttaaatCAAATAATTAGTTGCCAATTACTtaagaaaatatttacatattgcAAATTGTGAACTACGACTAAGTTGATTAGAAAACTCTTAATAAGCAAACATAGTTTTCATTATACAAAATTTTTTCAACGACTCCATAGATAAACGTGGATCTTAAAGTACTTAAAATTCGTTCCAACTCCTCAATAAAACTTGGCGTCGGATACGTCTGCTTAGGAGATGAACACATGTACACATTTTCCTGCATTGAGAACCGAAGATGCTTCTATCTGCATCAGAAACGAGCTGGTCATTCAAAAAAGGCTGCTAGAAAGGACCCTGCTTCTGGAGAACAACAACATTCAGGTGTAAAGATTCGTTAAACAGAACTCCAACAAAGAGTCAAAATTAACGCCCtttattcatttctttgattgGCTGGTCAAATTCTTACTTTTCATTCAACTTCTTTGGCACCTGGCTCAGTGAATTgactcaaaattttatttttgagttTAAACAGGTGGTTTTATTTCACTTTTGTTTGTTAGAAAATCCAAGAAAATAAGGCAATAAAAAACTCAACATCAACACCAGGTCCCAAGTCTCAAACTCTGTAAGTTGAATAttctcatgaaaaaatattgttctcCTAGAAAGCAGGATCATCGAGTGGTTTTCTCTGGTTATTTATCAAGATGTTTTTGGACTTGGTAAAGTTTCTGaaacgaaaatgaatgtgacaatttttttctttcacttctaCTTTTTGTTCGTGACTGACATGGTGACCAGAAATGCGAGAGGGTCAAGGGCGGACTCTGCCATCACTTACTTGTTGCCCAAGGATTCGGAAGCTTCTTGCTTGCACCCGGCCATTTCCAGAAATCCTTGCTTCTGCGTTGATCTTCCTTATAAATTCATGATCACGATCATGAGCTTGGTCGTGCATTATGAGTGAAAAGAAGGCAGAAAAACAAACACTTGAGAGGGATCTGGATGTACAGAGAGAGATGATGGAGGGTGAGTACCAAGAGATTGTGATCGTGGGCGGAGGCATTGCGGGGTTGGCAACGTCGATAGCGCTCCGTCGAATGGGGCTGCAGCCCTTAGTGCTCGAGGGGTCGAAAGAGCTGCGAGTCACCGGTGCGGCCATTTCACTTGCGCCCAATGCCTGGCGCGCCTTGGAGACGCTTGGTGTAGCTCACAAGCTCACCCCATTTTACGCTCCTCTTAATACGTGAGTATCCACCTACCCAGtattcctttcttctccttctgcTGTTCTTCACAGTTGCTAATCAATCCTACTGCAACAGGATGGTGTTCACCGATCTTTCTTCTGGAAAAACCATCAGTACTAATTCTTTGCTAAACATCAGGTACTGATTCATGAAGtactcaagttttcttcctccctgttctatatgtatatgtaagAAAGTCTGtaatttggattcaattcttTTGAATGAAGATGGCAGAGTTCAATCTCTGGTCGCACACCAACCAGAGGCATTAATTTGAACATGGACTCACAATATATTTGTTGATCTCGCGCGTTGCAGTGACGATCTAAGTTTAAGATCCGTCCACAGGAAAGCATTACTCGAGGCTCTTGCAGAGGAACTTCCACCAACAGCAATTCGGTTTGGCTCGAAGCTGTCATCCATAAAAAATTTACCAGATTCATCTCTTCTCGCCCTTCACTTAGAAGATGGAACAGTGATCAAAACCAAGGTGTGAACTCAAATCATCGCTTCTGTATTCATTAGTGAGTAAGATTGAAGAACTAGTTAAGGTCACTATGCTTCAAATCGAATGATGAGTAATTAATTCCAGCCGGTGGATCACCATGGTGCAGCCACCTAGCTACTGTTGTTCCAAGCTGAGGCACAATTATTAGTTTACTTCTATAAACGTTTAGTTGGTGTTGGCTAATGGCAGGTACTAATTGGATGTGATGGAGTTCGATCCGTGGTGGCTCAGTGGCTAGGCCTTCTCCAACCCGTGCACTCAGGTCGGTCAGCTGTGCGCGCCATAGCAGTTTTCCCCAATGGTCATGGCTTCACCAAGAATGAGGTCTACCAGGTGCTTGGCGAAGGAACCCGGTCTGGTTTTATTCCTCTGAATGACAAGGAAGTGTATTGGTTCATGACATATAAATCTCACCTCGATCAAGGTAATTAATTAATCAGCCTCTTGAAGTAAATTAAAGTCATAAACTGACCATCATGAATTGACACACATGCATTTTGGGTAGAACCAATGAGTCCATTAATCATGGAAGTCCACGGCTGGTTGATTGATTTGGGATTTGGGTAAAGCCAAATCAAGCTGCTAATCTACCAATGAGTTTAACTATGGTTCTTGTCTGGTTACATAGCGTGGAAATTTGGAGATCCATGAAAGAGTACATTATTGGCTTTACTGCATTATAAGTGGTTAAAATCCATGGTATACCACATTGACATATTTGATTAGGAAACACATGCATGTTAAGTACTTAATTTAAAGATATCTTACCACACTTTGTGCTTTTGTATCATTTCCTATTAAATCTGCATCGGGAGAAAATGTTAATACTCATAAGAAACACAACCAATCCTCTCAAAGGACAGATTAGCATTGCATTTCAAGTGGACGTAGACcagattaattttaaaatcttgcAACTTAATACTCTTTTGATATTGATTCTTAAGAGAAACAAGCAGAATAAGAAAATCAGTACAAGTAAATACAAAAGGCCGCAGCTTTAAGTAAGTTCAATGTATCTCTGAATTTTCCTGTTTGGCTTCTGTAGATGCAGATCTTTGGAAGCATCCAGAGTTGATACGGGACACGGTGTTACAAAGGATCGAGAAGGCTTTTCCAGCCAAATTTGTGGAAGTGGTCAGGAAGTCTGATCTGGAAACAACTTCACTGGCTCCATTGATTTTTAGGTATCCATGGGACTTGTTCTTCGGTCATGTCTCAAAGGGGAATGTAACAGTTGCAGGGGATGCCATGCACCCAATGACACCTGACCTCGGCCAAGGCGGGTGCTCGGCTCTGGAAGACGCCGTAGTCCTTGCTAGGAACCTTGGAGAAACCCTGCAGAAGGATGGCAGGACCGAGTTCGATGAGAAATCTGCGGAGGAAGCACTGAAGAAATATGCCAAGGAGAGGAGAATGAGAACTGCTGGCCTCATCACTGGCTCACTGCTCTCTGGTTGGCTTCAAGGAGAGACAGGATGGCTGGTGAAGATGATAAGGAACACAATCCTCTATCGTTATTTGTTCAGCAAACTCCCTCAGGTTGTTGATTATGATTGTGGGAAATTGCCTGTCATCGGCTCCCACAGTTGAAGGCATGTGCAGCTTGCTACACACGCTCGTATCTTAGAAATCCTTATCTGGTAGATGGACTGGActtcatgattttgttttgtgtttCAGTTGACGCACAAAGCCATATCTTCCAGTTGCAGTGATCGATCCTAAGTTGGTCATGTTTACTTGGGTCTTCGTAGATGGTGCACTGAAGATGACCATGATTCAGTGGTTTCTTGAATAAAAGGTTTCTTATGTGTTTTTTGCTAATGTAACATATCTGTAATAAATAAGTTTTGAATTGTATAATGAAGGTCAATGAAGGTAATCAGCTAACTGCTTGtgccttttctctttctataaTTCAACTTGTCTAAGCCTTTTTGCTCTCAAGCCCAATGGCCATTGATCCCAATTTTGAAACCAGTTAACATTCACCGAGATGTGATTCCATTAGTTCACTAAAGGCAATTAAAGAAGCATATACAGAGGGGAGGGCTGTTAAACTAACCAAGTAGCCTGCGACTCAAACTTATGAAAGCAGAGCTGCTCTTGTCATCGAGTAGGAACGGAGCGCAAACTGCAAAGTTCAGTTTTTtccaatatgtaaatatatcTGCAGACAGAGTgctaattttttcaattttaaagcTGATTAGTGCATAACCTGCAAAGAATTTTCTGATTCTGCGCAGC containing:
- the LOC116264489 gene encoding monooxygenase 2-like, whose translation is MSEKKAEKQTLERDLDVQREMMEGEYQEIVIVGGGIAGLATSIALRRMGLQPLVLEGSKELRVTGAAISLAPNAWRALETLGVAHKLTPFYAPLNTMVFTDLSSGKTISTNSLLNISDDLSLRSVHRKALLEALAEELPPTAIRFGSKLSSIKNLPDSSLLALHLEDGTVIKTKVLIGCDGVRSVVAQWLGLLQPVHSGRSAVRAIAVFPNGHGFTKNEVYQVLGEGTRSGFIPLNDKEVYWFMTYKSHLDQDADLWKHPELIRDTVLQRIEKAFPAKFVEVVRKSDLETTSLAPLIFRYPWDLFFGHVSKGNVTVAGDAMHPMTPDLGQGGCSALEDAVVLARNLGETLQKDGRTEFDEKSAEEALKKYAKERRMRTAGLITGSLLSGWLQGETGWLVKMIRNTILYRYLFSKLPQVVDYDCGKLPVIGSHS